From a single Hyalangium ruber genomic region:
- a CDS encoding globin family protein, producing the protein PMPVAAPAAQAAPPPPPASSAPPAPRPTAQPAPPAPAPAAAKGGLSPHTVELVQRSWSQVAPISDAAATLFYDRLFELDPSVQPLFKSDLAQQKKKLMQMLNVAVDGLNNPQRLVPVLEQLGARHAGYMVQDHHYVLVGEALLWTLREGLGESFTPETEAAWKEVYGLVAGVMKKAASSGIKAAPPPPLPAPPVPDEMSVAAPMPPVERQARGDETMPYHLLAQTRVMGMQPFAPPYPPTEALSGNAAAQAAPVAATPVSTSISIPLNVPREVTLNVHLNLKIEADSALRALAQRATQPPAPAPAPVTPPRGSVSPVLLVALCVLVSVSTVVALGPLGQAATAFSLSDLARLAAPVFTLAALAVGYFWGRGRGR; encoded by the coding sequence CCGATGCCGGTCGCCGCTCCCGCCGCGCAGGCCGCTCCGCCTCCCCCGCCCGCCTCCAGCGCGCCCCCGGCCCCACGCCCCACCGCGCAGCCCGCGCCCCCGGCCCCCGCGCCGGCCGCCGCCAAGGGCGGCTTGAGCCCACACACGGTGGAGCTGGTCCAGCGCTCCTGGTCCCAGGTGGCCCCCATCTCGGATGCCGCCGCCACCCTCTTCTATGATCGCCTCTTCGAGCTGGATCCCTCGGTGCAGCCGCTCTTCAAGAGCGACCTGGCCCAGCAGAAGAAGAAGCTGATGCAGATGCTGAACGTCGCCGTGGATGGGTTGAACAATCCCCAGCGACTGGTGCCCGTGCTGGAGCAGCTCGGCGCCCGCCATGCCGGCTACATGGTCCAGGATCACCACTATGTCCTCGTGGGCGAGGCCCTGCTGTGGACCCTGCGCGAGGGCCTCGGCGAGTCCTTCACCCCGGAGACCGAAGCCGCGTGGAAGGAGGTCTACGGCCTCGTCGCCGGCGTCATGAAGAAGGCCGCCTCCTCGGGGATCAAGGCCGCTCCGCCTCCCCCGCTCCCGGCGCCTCCCGTGCCCGACGAGATGTCGGTGGCCGCGCCGATGCCGCCCGTGGAGCGTCAGGCGCGGGGTGACGAGACGATGCCCTACCACCTGCTCGCGCAGACACGGGTCATGGGCATGCAACCCTTCGCGCCGCCCTACCCGCCCACCGAGGCCCTCTCGGGCAACGCGGCTGCCCAGGCTGCTCCGGTCGCGGCGACTCCCGTCTCCACGTCGATCTCCATTCCGCTGAACGTGCCGCGCGAGGTGACGCTCAACGTCCACCTCAACCTCAAGATCGAGGCGGACAGCGCCCTGCGCGCCCTGGCCCAGCGGGCCACCCAGCCCCCCGCGCCCGCTCCCGCGCCCGTCACGCCTCCTCGGGGCTCGGTCTCGCCCGTGCTGCTGGTGGCGCTGTGCGTGCTGGTCTCGGTCAGCACCGTCGTCGCCCTCGGGCCGCTCGGCCAGGCCGCCACGGCGTTCTCCCTGAGCGATCTGGCGCGGCTCGCCGCTCCCGTGTTCACGCTGGCCGCGCTCGCCGTCGGCTACTTCTGGGGCCGAGGCCGCGGGCGCTGA